In one Streptomyces sp. NBC_00597 genomic region, the following are encoded:
- a CDS encoding GAF domain-containing protein — protein MDDPSVALPGGADPAERTRVLRRAHTAFTRDGRCEAEVRPVIAKSWRRCARARLSPDCTPRVELAEAELRSYRAQHPLARVMPVFRELVGAFAAHGAHLLAVCDARGSLLWVEGEAATLRRAERLGFVPGARWAETAMGTNAPGTAVAVGEPVQVFGAEHFSRRVHPWTCAAAPVRDPRTGRLLGAVDITGGDGLAHPHSLAFVQAVARAAEAQLALLDPLPPPAGDTLAALGQDEALLAGGGAGLRLGRRHSEIMALLAHHPTGLSGEELAIALYEDESVSPVTLRAEMSRLRGLLGDRAPLSRPYRTTAPLEADFTVVTRHLAAGAVSAALQHYAGPLLPGSTAPGIVRLRRRIEDQARAAVIARADVGLLTDWVCTPWGADDAAVWRALAAALPPEARPAALARVRSLDSELGTAAAPASRAAPAPAPAPAPDVGAGAGAGAGAEPTRARREPVRPRRATYPQPARS, from the coding sequence ATGGACGATCCGTCGGTGGCGCTGCCGGGCGGGGCCGACCCCGCCGAGCGCACGCGAGTGCTGCGGCGGGCACACACCGCGTTCACGCGGGACGGGCGCTGCGAGGCGGAGGTCCGGCCCGTGATCGCGAAGTCCTGGCGGCGGTGCGCCCGGGCCCGGCTCAGCCCCGACTGCACGCCCCGGGTGGAGCTGGCGGAGGCGGAACTTCGGTCGTACCGGGCGCAGCACCCCCTGGCCCGGGTGATGCCGGTGTTCCGGGAGCTCGTGGGGGCGTTCGCGGCGCACGGGGCCCATCTGCTGGCGGTGTGCGACGCCCGGGGCAGCCTGCTCTGGGTGGAGGGAGAGGCGGCCACGCTGCGGCGGGCGGAGCGGCTCGGCTTCGTCCCGGGCGCGCGGTGGGCGGAGACCGCGATGGGCACGAACGCGCCCGGCACGGCGGTCGCCGTCGGGGAGCCGGTGCAGGTGTTCGGGGCGGAGCACTTCAGCCGCCGGGTCCACCCGTGGACGTGTGCGGCGGCTCCGGTGCGCGATCCCCGTACCGGACGGCTGCTCGGTGCGGTGGACATCACCGGCGGGGACGGCCTGGCCCATCCGCACTCCCTCGCCTTCGTGCAGGCGGTGGCCCGGGCCGCGGAGGCCCAGCTGGCGCTGCTGGACCCGTTACCGCCGCCCGCCGGGGACACCCTGGCCGCCCTCGGCCAGGACGAGGCGCTGCTGGCGGGCGGTGGCGCCGGCCTGCGGCTGGGGCGGCGGCACAGCGAGATCATGGCTCTCCTCGCACACCACCCGACGGGGCTGTCGGGCGAGGAGCTGGCGATCGCACTGTACGAGGACGAATCGGTGTCACCGGTGACGCTGCGCGCCGAAATGTCACGACTGCGGGGACTACTGGGGGACCGCGCTCCGCTCTCGCGCCCGTACCGTACGACGGCGCCGCTGGAGGCCGACTTCACCGTCGTGACCCGCCACCTGGCGGCCGGCGCCGTTTCGGCGGCCCTCCAGCACTACGCGGGCCCGCTGCTCCCCGGCTCGACCGCGCCGGGCATCGTCCGGCTGCGGCGCCGGATCGAGGACCAGGCACGGGCCGCTGTGATCGCCCGGGCGGACGTGGGACTGCTCACCGACTGGGTGTGCACTCCGTGGGGCGCGGACGACGCCGCCGTGTGGCGGGCGCTGGCCGCGGCACTGCCGCCGGAGGCACGCCCGGCCGCGCTGGCCCGCGTCCGCAGCCTCGACAGCGAACTGGGCACCGCGGCCGCGCCCGCGTCCCGCGCCGCACCGGCACCGGCACCGGCACCGGCACCCGATGTCGGTGCCGGTGCCGGTGCCGGTGCCGGTGCCGAACCGACGCGCGCCCGGCGGGAGCCGGTTCGGCCGCGCCGTGCAACGTATCCGCAACCTGCCCGCTCCTAG
- a CDS encoding nitrate- and nitrite sensing domain-containing protein, which translates to MRTPRRPPQAAPPQLPVPPARGRRAHAGPPAEEPPAPQDRESAAAGPADAPDGGPRPPRPRPSLRPASVRAKIVSLLMVPVVSLLALWGFATVSTSQDIARLTRVQHVDEQIRTPVAAAVTELQAERRAAVRYLADPAADHGAALEQQARRTDAAVRRLRLGDRHTVAESGEFRTDVVVRVGAFVAAAEGLGATRKDIADRRATSDAAYETYTRVVDSALAVDGTLSGGEQAELGPEARVLLEFARSAELLSREDALIAAPGPRTAESLRRLTGVIETRRALTAGSVGDLPAAQRAVWQSVAKSAAYAELTAAEDRVLAAVPAMGAAAGSGSGSGSAAGAGAGSGAGSGAAAAAAKEPARGVPAGWDTAYTSTSTSMREIEAAAHAAAADRTDPFARAGLSTAGAAVLLGLAAVAASLVISVRIGRALVVELVSLRNTALEIAHRKLPHAMDRLRAGQDIDVEAETPPPPPADDEITQVGEALATVHRAALGAAVERAELASGVSGVFVNLARRSQVLVHKQLTLLDSMERRTDDPGDLGDLFRLDHLTTRMRRHAESLIILSGAAPGRAWRMPVPLTNVVRAAVSEIEDYPRVEVRQLAEAAVVGGAVADLTHLLAELIENAAQFSPPHTKVRVSGEPVGAGYVLEVEDRGLGMGRESLHEANRRIEQSEALDLFDSDRLGLFVVSRLSARHGVRVHLRTSPYGGTTAVVLLPNSLLQGAIETGPASAAPDPELDVPAGTPAGRAAATPQPPAITVVRQDARRSAVRDDARGIPAPERSPGREEPCPAPVASLRPRGAAAGAGAVGARTQAPPAATATAAPAPGAATTAAPVADVAPPVRRAGGPGSGPGLGLGSGSAPEGRMAAELPRRVRQASLVPQLREAPDPKAPDGVRVPEDPPGRSPEQARDRMAAYRAGWVRGAQENSAHAGSEGEA; encoded by the coding sequence ATGCGCACACCCCGCAGACCACCGCAGGCAGCGCCGCCACAGCTGCCCGTGCCCCCGGCACGCGGCCGCCGGGCCCACGCCGGACCGCCCGCCGAGGAACCGCCGGCACCGCAAGACCGGGAGAGCGCCGCTGCCGGCCCGGCGGACGCCCCCGACGGAGGGCCCCGTCCGCCCCGGCCGCGCCCGAGCCTGCGTCCCGCCTCCGTCCGGGCGAAGATCGTGTCGCTCCTGATGGTGCCCGTCGTGTCCCTGCTCGCCCTCTGGGGCTTCGCTACCGTCAGCACCTCCCAGGACATAGCCCGGCTCACCCGGGTCCAGCACGTCGACGAGCAGATACGCACCCCCGTCGCGGCCGCCGTCACCGAGCTCCAGGCCGAACGGCGCGCCGCCGTCCGCTACCTGGCCGACCCCGCCGCCGACCACGGCGCCGCCCTGGAACAGCAGGCGCGGCGCACCGACGCCGCCGTCCGCCGGCTGCGGCTCGGCGACCGGCACACCGTCGCAGAGTCCGGCGAGTTCCGCACCGACGTCGTGGTCCGCGTCGGGGCCTTCGTGGCCGCAGCGGAGGGTCTCGGCGCCACCCGCAAGGACATCGCGGACCGACGCGCAACCTCGGACGCGGCGTACGAGACGTACACCCGCGTCGTCGATTCCGCCCTCGCCGTCGACGGCACCCTCTCCGGAGGCGAGCAGGCCGAACTCGGCCCCGAAGCGCGCGTCCTGCTCGAATTCGCCCGCTCCGCGGAACTCCTCTCCCGCGAGGACGCGCTGATCGCCGCGCCCGGCCCGCGCACCGCCGAATCGCTTCGGCGTCTCACCGGCGTCATCGAGACCCGGCGCGCACTCACCGCGGGTTCCGTCGGCGACCTGCCCGCCGCCCAGCGGGCCGTCTGGCAGTCCGTGGCCAAGAGCGCCGCCTACGCCGAGCTGACCGCTGCCGAGGACCGGGTGCTCGCCGCCGTACCGGCCATGGGAGCGGCCGCCGGGTCGGGTTCGGGTTCGGGTTCGGCCGCCGGCGCCGGCGCCGGGTCGGGCGCCGGTTCGGGTGCGGCTGCTGCTGCGGCCAAGGAGCCGGCCCGCGGTGTCCCGGCCGGCTGGGACACCGCGTACACGAGCACCAGTACCTCGATGCGCGAGATCGAAGCCGCCGCCCACGCCGCGGCCGCCGACCGCACCGACCCCTTCGCACGGGCCGGGCTCAGCACCGCCGGAGCCGCCGTACTGCTGGGCCTCGCCGCGGTCGCCGCCTCCCTCGTCATCTCCGTCCGCATCGGCCGCGCCCTCGTCGTGGAACTCGTTTCGCTGCGCAACACCGCCCTGGAGATCGCACACCGCAAGCTCCCGCACGCCATGGACCGGCTACGGGCCGGCCAGGACATCGACGTCGAGGCCGAAACCCCGCCCCCGCCGCCCGCCGACGACGAGATCACCCAGGTCGGCGAAGCCCTGGCCACGGTCCACCGGGCGGCCCTCGGCGCGGCCGTCGAGCGTGCCGAGCTCGCCAGCGGCGTCAGCGGCGTGTTCGTCAACCTCGCCCGCCGCAGCCAGGTCCTGGTGCACAAGCAGCTCACCCTGCTCGACTCGATGGAGCGGCGCACCGACGACCCCGGTGACCTCGGCGACCTCTTCCGCCTCGACCACCTCACGACGCGGATGCGCCGGCACGCCGAGAGCCTGATCATCCTGTCGGGCGCCGCTCCCGGGCGGGCCTGGCGGATGCCGGTCCCGCTGACGAACGTCGTACGGGCCGCCGTCTCCGAGATCGAGGACTATCCGCGCGTAGAGGTCCGCCAGCTGGCGGAGGCCGCCGTGGTCGGTGGTGCTGTCGCCGACCTCACGCACCTCCTCGCCGAACTCATCGAGAACGCCGCCCAGTTCTCGCCGCCGCACACCAAGGTCCGCGTCAGCGGCGAGCCGGTCGGCGCCGGATACGTCCTGGAGGTGGAGGACCGCGGGCTCGGCATGGGCCGCGAGTCCCTCCACGAGGCCAACCGGCGCATCGAGCAGTCCGAGGCCCTCGACCTGTTCGACAGCGACCGGCTCGGGCTCTTCGTCGTCAGCCGGCTCTCGGCCCGGCACGGGGTGCGGGTGCACTTGCGCACGTCGCCGTACGGGGGCACGACCGCCGTGGTGCTCCTGCCGAACTCCCTGCTCCAGGGCGCGATCGAGACGGGCCCCGCGTCGGCGGCCCCGGACCCGGAGCTCGACGTCCCGGCCGGTACCCCGGCGGGACGGGCCGCGGCGACCCCGCAGCCTCCCGCGATCACCGTCGTACGGCAGGACGCGCGCCGTTCGGCGGTACGGGACGACGCGCGCGGCATCCCGGCGCCCGAGCGGAGCCCCGGACGGGAGGAGCCGTGCCCGGCCCCGGTGGCCTCCCTGCGGCCGCGCGGTGCGGCGGCCGGGGCCGGGGCCGTCGGCGCCCGTACGCAGGCCCCACCGGCTGCGACGGCCACGGCGGCCCCTGCCCCGGGCGCTGCCACGACGGCGGCTCCGGTGGCTGATGTGGCACCGCCCGTGCGGCGCGCCGGAGGCCCAGGCTCCGGCCCCGGCCTGGGCCTGGGCTCCGGCTCCGCGCCCGAGGGCCGGATGGCCGCCGAACTGCCGCGCCGCGTACGCCAGGCCAGTCTGGTCCCGCAGCTGCGCGAGGCCCCCGACCCGAAGGCCCCGGACGGGGTGCGCGTGCCGGAGGACCCGCCGGGGCGCAGCCCGGAGCAGGCCCGGGACCGGATGGCGGCCTACCGGGCCGGCTGGGTCCGCGGTGCCCAGGAGAACTCTGCCCACGCAGGCAGTGAAGGAGAAGCGTGA
- a CDS encoding DUF742 domain-containing protein, whose protein sequence is MNGQWYDADAGPLVRPYAMTGGRTKPGPHGVRFDLIALVVVHADGPDAVAESLLGPEHRALLGLCRSETQSVAELAADADLPVGVVRVLLGDLLEGGHVKVSRPVPPARLPDERILREVIEGLRAL, encoded by the coding sequence ATGAACGGCCAGTGGTACGACGCCGATGCGGGCCCGCTGGTCCGTCCGTACGCGATGACGGGCGGGCGTACGAAGCCGGGACCCCACGGCGTCCGGTTCGACCTGATCGCGCTGGTGGTCGTGCACGCCGATGGCCCCGACGCGGTGGCCGAGTCGCTGCTCGGCCCCGAACACCGGGCGCTGCTCGGGCTGTGCCGGTCCGAGACGCAGTCGGTGGCGGAGCTCGCCGCTGATGCGGACCTGCCCGTGGGCGTGGTGCGGGTGCTGCTCGGGGACCTGCTGGAGGGCGGGCACGTCAAGGTCAGCCGGCCGGTGCCGCCCGCGCGCCTGCCGGACGAGCGGATTCTGCGTGAAGTCATCGAGGGATTGCGAGCGCTGTGA
- a CDS encoding oxygenase MpaB family protein, which produces MQRYDRLREILRLDPDKDFLAIYRLTATYEFPWDFTRALELALFRTYAVPSIGRLLAETAEFTDRPQKRYDDTALLLDAVVEHGFQSETARTAIRRVNQMHRAYNITNEDMRYVLCTFVVIPVRWMDAYGWRPMTHHERRASANYYAELGRHLGITDIPDSYEEFEKTLNAYEDAHFGWDEGGRKVADSTIGLMASWYPAPLAPAVRALSLSLLDEPLLSAFRYEDPRPQVKRLVRGVLKLRGRAVRLLPPRKAPHYARQNPEIKGYPRGYDVGELGTFPVPGSGGCPVPHPRRPAEAEAQPPA; this is translated from the coding sequence GTGCAGCGTTACGACCGGCTGAGGGAGATCCTCCGTCTCGACCCCGACAAGGACTTCCTCGCCATCTACCGGCTCACCGCCACCTACGAGTTCCCCTGGGACTTCACCCGTGCCCTGGAGCTCGCCCTCTTCCGGACCTACGCGGTCCCCAGCATCGGCCGCCTGCTGGCCGAGACCGCCGAGTTCACCGACCGCCCGCAGAAGCGCTACGACGACACCGCGCTGCTCCTCGACGCGGTCGTGGAGCACGGATTCCAGAGCGAGACCGCGCGCACCGCGATCCGCCGCGTCAACCAGATGCACCGCGCCTACAACATCACCAACGAGGACATGCGCTACGTCCTGTGCACGTTCGTGGTGATTCCGGTGCGTTGGATGGACGCCTACGGCTGGCGCCCCATGACCCACCATGAGCGCCGGGCCAGCGCGAACTACTACGCCGAACTCGGTCGACACTTGGGCATCACGGACATCCCGGACTCCTATGAGGAGTTCGAGAAGACCCTGAACGCCTACGAGGACGCCCATTTCGGCTGGGACGAGGGCGGCCGCAAGGTCGCCGACTCCACCATCGGCCTGATGGCCTCCTGGTACCCGGCGCCGCTCGCCCCCGCGGTGCGCGCACTGAGCCTCTCGCTCCTCGACGAGCCGCTGCTGTCCGCGTTCCGCTACGAGGACCCCCGCCCGCAGGTCAAGCGGCTGGTCCGGGGCGTCCTGAAGCTGCGCGGCCGCGCCGTCCGGCTGCTGCCGCCGCGTAAGGCCCCGCACTACGCCCGGCAGAACCCGGAGATCAAGGGCTACCCCCGCGGCTACGACGTGGGCGAGCTCGGCACGTTTCCCGTGCCCGGCTCGGGGGGATGCCCCGTGCCGCATCCGCGCCGGCCGGCCGAGGCCGAGGCCCAGCCCCCGGCGTGA
- a CDS encoding aldehyde dehydrogenase family protein — MARYAAPGTEGALMSYASRYGHFIGGEYVEPALGQYFANPSPVNGQTFTEVARGTAEDVERALDAAHAAAPAWGRTSVAERSTILLRIADRMEQNLEALAVAETWENGKPIRETLAADMPLAIDQFRYFAGALRAQEGALSQLDDDTVAYHFHEPLGVVGQIIPWNFPILMAVWKLAPALAAGNTVVLKPAEQTPASVHYWLSLVADLLPPGVVNIVNGFGEEAGKPLASSPRVAKIAFTGETSTGRLIMQYAAEHLKPVTLELGGKSPNLFFDDIWTTDDDLRDKALEGFTMFALNQGEVCTSPSRALIERGRYGDFLDAAVARTELIVPGHPLDTDTMIGAQASEEQLRKVLSYVEIGRTEGAKILTGGQRIDQDGELAGGFYVQPTIFEGDNRMRIFQEEIFGPVVSVTSFHDFDDAIRIANDTAYGLGAGVWTRDINTAYRAGRAIQAGRVWTNCYHAYPAHAAFGGYKQSGIGRETHKMMLEHYQQTKNFLVSYSPKKIGFF, encoded by the coding sequence ATGGCCCGTTACGCTGCGCCCGGTACCGAAGGCGCGCTCATGTCGTACGCGTCCCGCTACGGCCACTTCATCGGCGGCGAGTACGTCGAGCCCGCTCTCGGCCAGTACTTCGCCAACCCCTCCCCCGTCAACGGCCAGACCTTCACCGAGGTGGCCCGCGGCACGGCCGAGGACGTGGAACGGGCACTGGACGCGGCGCATGCGGCGGCGCCCGCCTGGGGGCGCACCTCCGTCGCCGAGCGGTCGACGATCTTGCTGCGCATCGCGGACCGGATGGAGCAGAACCTGGAGGCCCTCGCGGTCGCGGAGACCTGGGAGAACGGCAAGCCGATCCGGGAGACCCTCGCCGCCGACATGCCGCTGGCCATCGACCAGTTCCGCTACTTCGCGGGTGCGCTGCGCGCCCAGGAGGGCGCGCTCAGCCAGCTCGACGACGACACCGTCGCCTACCACTTCCACGAACCGCTGGGCGTGGTCGGGCAGATCATTCCGTGGAACTTCCCGATCCTGATGGCGGTGTGGAAGCTGGCTCCGGCGCTGGCGGCCGGGAACACGGTGGTCCTCAAGCCGGCCGAGCAGACCCCGGCCTCGGTGCACTACTGGCTGAGCCTGGTGGCGGACCTGCTGCCGCCCGGCGTGGTGAACATCGTCAACGGCTTCGGCGAGGAGGCGGGCAAGCCGCTGGCGTCCAGCCCGCGCGTGGCGAAGATCGCGTTCACCGGGGAGACCTCCACGGGGCGGTTGATCATGCAGTACGCGGCGGAGCACCTCAAGCCGGTCACCCTCGAACTCGGCGGCAAGAGCCCGAACCTCTTCTTCGACGACATCTGGACCACTGACGACGACCTGCGCGACAAGGCCCTGGAGGGCTTCACCATGTTCGCCCTGAACCAGGGCGAGGTGTGCACGAGCCCCTCGCGCGCGCTGATCGAGCGCGGCCGGTACGGGGACTTCCTCGACGCGGCCGTTGCCCGTACCGAACTGATCGTGCCGGGACACCCGTTGGACACGGACACGATGATCGGCGCGCAGGCCTCCGAGGAGCAGCTGCGGAAGGTCCTGTCGTACGTGGAGATCGGCCGGACGGAAGGCGCGAAGATCCTCACGGGCGGGCAGCGGATCGACCAGGACGGGGAGCTGGCGGGCGGCTTCTACGTTCAGCCGACCATCTTCGAGGGGGACAACCGGATGCGGATCTTCCAGGAGGAGATCTTCGGCCCGGTGGTGTCCGTGACCTCCTTCCATGACTTCGACGACGCCATTCGCATCGCCAACGACACGGCGTACGGCCTGGGCGCCGGCGTATGGACGCGCGACATCAACACGGCTTACCGCGCGGGCCGCGCGATCCAGGCGGGCCGCGTCTGGACGAACTGCTACCACGCCTACCCGGCCCACGCGGCATTCGGCGGCTACAAGCAGTCGGGCATCGGCCGGGAGACCCACAAGATGATGCTGGAGCACTACCAGCAGACGAAGAACTTTCTAGTAAGCTATTCCCCCAAGAAGATCGGCTTCTTCTAG
- a CDS encoding PPOX class F420-dependent oxidoreductase, whose protein sequence is MAKKMTQEEWRAFVSYGTRTGKLSTVREDGSPHVAPIWFVLDGDSFVFNTGKSTVKGRNLLRDGRVALCVDDDRPPYSYVLLQGRAEISEDLEEMLPWATRISARYMGEEHAEAYGRRNAVPGELLVRVPIDKVVSVDGVAD, encoded by the coding sequence ATGGCGAAGAAGATGACTCAAGAGGAATGGCGGGCATTCGTCTCGTACGGGACCCGCACCGGCAAGCTCTCCACCGTGCGTGAGGACGGCAGTCCGCACGTCGCCCCCATCTGGTTCGTCCTCGACGGCGATTCCTTCGTGTTCAACACCGGCAAGAGCACGGTCAAGGGGCGCAACCTGCTCCGCGACGGCCGGGTCGCGCTCTGCGTGGACGACGACCGTCCGCCGTACTCCTACGTCCTCCTCCAGGGACGCGCAGAGATCAGCGAGGACCTGGAGGAGATGCTCCCATGGGCGACGAGGATCAGCGCCCGTTACATGGGCGAGGAACACGCCGAGGCCTACGGCCGCCGCAACGCCGTCCCCGGCGAACTCCTCGTCCGCGTCCCCATCGACAAGGTGGTCTCCGTCGACGGTGTGGCCGACTGA
- a CDS encoding MHYT domain-containing protein — MGHLDHAAYGWLTPVLSYVMACIGAALGLRCTVRALAATNGPSRRNWLLTAASAIGTGIWTMHFVAMLGFNVTGTEIHYNVPLTILSLLVAVLVVGAGVFAVGYGRARGRALVLGGLTTGLGVASMHYLGMAALRLHGSVSYDPLLVGLSVAIAVVAATAALWAALNIKAPVAVAVASLVMGVAVSSMHYTGMLAVAVRVVPSDQTLPGATAMQFIFPLAVGLGSYLFITSAFVALSPTADERAASASAARHLGGHAPERAAPPAPAR, encoded by the coding sequence ATGGGACACCTCGACCACGCGGCCTATGGCTGGCTGACACCCGTACTGTCATATGTGATGGCGTGCATAGGCGCCGCCCTCGGGCTGCGCTGCACCGTCCGCGCGCTCGCCGCCACGAACGGACCCTCCCGCCGCAACTGGCTCCTCACCGCGGCCTCCGCCATCGGCACCGGCATCTGGACGATGCACTTCGTCGCGATGCTCGGCTTCAACGTCACCGGCACCGAGATCCACTACAACGTGCCGCTGACCATCCTCAGCCTGCTCGTCGCCGTCCTCGTCGTCGGCGCCGGCGTGTTCGCCGTCGGCTACGGCCGGGCCCGCGGCCGTGCCCTGGTCCTCGGGGGGCTCACCACCGGCCTCGGCGTCGCCAGCATGCACTACCTCGGCATGGCCGCCCTGCGCCTGCACGGCAGCGTCTCGTACGACCCGCTCCTGGTCGGGCTCTCGGTGGCCATCGCCGTCGTCGCGGCCACCGCCGCGCTGTGGGCGGCGCTCAACATCAAGGCGCCGGTCGCCGTGGCCGTCGCCTCGCTCGTCATGGGCGTCGCCGTCAGCAGCATGCACTACACCGGGATGCTGGCGGTCGCCGTCCGTGTCGTGCCCTCGGACCAGACCCTGCCCGGAGCCACCGCGATGCAGTTCATCTTCCCGCTCGCCGTGGGGCTCGGCTCGTACCTCTTCATCACCTCCGCGTTCGTCGCCCTCTCCCCGACCGCCGACGAACGCGCCGCCTCCGCATCCGCCGCTCGGCACCTGGGCGGGCACGCGCCGGAGCGGGCGGCGCCGCCCGCTCCGGCCCGCTAA
- a CDS encoding roadblock/LC7 domain-containing protein — translation MIEHQRFNLDGVRRSGELDWLLDDLVVRVREVRHAVVLSNDGLAVGASSALSREDAEHLAAVASGFHSLAKGAGRHFHVGGVRQTMVEMDEGFLFVAAAGDGSCLAVLSAASADIGLIAYEMARLVKRVGEHLYTPSRFAARPPATG, via the coding sequence ATGATCGAGCACCAGAGATTCAACCTCGACGGCGTCCGCAGGTCCGGCGAGCTGGACTGGCTGCTGGACGACCTGGTGGTCCGGGTACGCGAGGTGCGGCACGCCGTCGTCCTGTCCAACGACGGCCTGGCGGTGGGCGCGTCCAGTGCGCTCAGCCGGGAGGACGCGGAGCACCTGGCCGCCGTTGCCTCCGGCTTCCACAGTCTGGCGAAGGGCGCGGGCCGACACTTCCACGTCGGGGGCGTGCGCCAGACGATGGTGGAGATGGACGAGGGTTTCCTCTTCGTCGCGGCCGCGGGGGACGGTTCGTGCCTGGCCGTGCTGAGCGCGGCGAGCGCCGACATCGGGCTGATCGCCTACGAGATGGCCCGGCTCGTGAAGAGGGTCGGCGAGCACCTGTACACCCCGTCCAGGTTCGCGGCGCGCCCGCCGGCCACGGGTTGA
- a CDS encoding SAM-dependent methyltransferase — protein sequence MESEPVAVVVGGRTAVVDDDWGRERSVIRLDAGRFGPEALYGLAEFSHLEVVYHFDRVPVEKIETGARHPRGNPDWPLVGIFAQRGKNRPNRLGVSRCRILQVDGLDVHVEGLDAVDGTPVLDLKPYMTEFGPRGEHGQPEWATTLMRDYY from the coding sequence GTGGAATCGGAGCCGGTGGCCGTGGTGGTGGGCGGCCGCACGGCAGTGGTCGACGACGACTGGGGCCGGGAGAGGTCCGTGATCCGGCTGGACGCCGGGCGGTTCGGTCCGGAGGCCCTGTACGGGCTGGCGGAGTTCTCGCACCTGGAGGTCGTCTACCACTTCGACCGGGTCCCGGTGGAGAAGATCGAGACGGGCGCACGGCACCCCCGGGGCAACCCGGACTGGCCACTGGTCGGCATCTTCGCCCAGCGCGGCAAGAACAGGCCGAACCGGCTGGGGGTCTCCCGCTGCCGGATCCTGCAGGTGGACGGCCTGGACGTGCACGTGGAGGGCCTGGACGCAGTGGACGGCACGCCGGTCCTCGACCTGAAGCCGTACATGACGGAGTTCGGCCCACGCGGCGAACACGGCCAGCCGGAGTGGGCGACGACGCTGATGCGGGACTACTACTGA
- a CDS encoding ATP/GTP-binding protein: MGQHHDGTGGPDVDPEDDGELAALALKILVAGGFGVGKTTLVGAVSEIRPLRTEELLSEAGELVDDTGGVAQKTTTTVAMDFGRITIRSGLSLYLFGTPGQDRFWFLWDELSKGALGAVVLADTRRLEDCFPAVDYFEHRRIPFVVAVNCFTDARRYGAHEVSRALDLEPGTPVVLCDARDKDSGKELLIRLVEYAGRVHTARLLDLVEPQADSV, translated from the coding sequence ATGGGACAACACCACGACGGGACCGGCGGACCGGATGTGGATCCGGAAGACGACGGGGAACTGGCGGCGCTCGCGCTGAAGATACTCGTGGCGGGCGGCTTCGGGGTCGGCAAGACCACGCTGGTCGGAGCGGTGAGTGAGATCCGCCCGCTGCGGACGGAGGAACTGCTCAGCGAAGCGGGCGAACTGGTCGACGACACGGGCGGGGTCGCCCAGAAGACGACCACGACCGTGGCCATGGACTTCGGGCGGATCACCATCCGCTCCGGACTGTCGCTCTACCTGTTCGGCACGCCGGGGCAGGACCGGTTCTGGTTCCTGTGGGACGAGCTGTCGAAGGGCGCTCTGGGCGCGGTGGTGCTCGCGGACACCCGGAGGCTGGAGGACTGCTTCCCGGCGGTGGACTACTTCGAGCACCGGCGCATTCCGTTCGTGGTGGCCGTCAACTGCTTCACGGACGCGCGGAGGTACGGGGCGCACGAGGTCTCGCGGGCGCTGGACCTGGAGCCGGGGACGCCGGTCGTGCTGTGTGACGCGCGGGACAAGGATTCGGGGAAGGAGCTGCTGATCCGGCTGGTCGAGTACGCCGGGCGGGTGCACACCGCCCGGCTGCTGGACTTGGTGGAACCGCAGGCCGATTCGGTGTGA
- a CDS encoding methyltransferase domain-containing protein — protein MSEDHTHVQEFFGARAADWDRKFPSDEPAFTRAVAEFELRPGDRVLDAGCGTGRALTALRAAVGPGGTVLGADLTPQMLAAARQAGRGAEGTLLLTDVARLPLRDGVLDAVFAAGLIAHLPDPEANLRELARVVRPGGRLALFHPIGRASLAARHGRALTQDDLRAEHNLGPLLAGAGWDMTSYADEDARFLVLAVRQP, from the coding sequence ATGAGCGAAGACCACACGCACGTGCAGGAGTTCTTCGGAGCGCGCGCCGCCGACTGGGACCGGAAGTTCCCCTCCGACGAGCCGGCGTTCACCCGGGCCGTGGCCGAATTCGAGCTGCGCCCCGGGGACCGCGTCCTCGACGCGGGCTGCGGGACCGGGCGCGCACTGACGGCTCTGCGCGCCGCCGTCGGCCCGGGCGGCACGGTGCTCGGCGCGGACCTCACCCCGCAGATGCTGGCCGCCGCGCGGCAGGCGGGGCGGGGCGCCGAGGGCACGCTGCTGCTGACGGACGTGGCCCGACTGCCGCTGCGCGACGGCGTGCTCGACGCCGTGTTCGCCGCCGGCCTCATCGCGCACCTGCCCGACCCGGAGGCGAACCTGCGCGAGCTGGCCCGCGTCGTCCGGCCCGGCGGCCGGCTCGCCCTGTTCCACCCGATCGGGCGAGCGTCGCTGGCGGCACGGCACGGCCGCGCGCTGACGCAGGACGACCTGCGGGCCGAGCACAACCTCGGCCCGCTGCTGGCCGGTGCGGGCTGGGACATGACCTCGTACGCCGACGAGGACGCCCGCTTCCTCGTGCTCGCGGTGCGCCAGCCCTGA